ATACCCGGTCGAGGCCGCCCGCAGGAAGGTGATCCGGCGCCTGCCGAGCCGGCCGGTGGTGCCGGCCTCGAACCGGAAGACCGGACCGTTGCCGATCGCCGTCACCGCACCCCCTCCCCGCGCGCGACGCGCGTGGCGTGCGAGATCTTCTCTGCGTTGACCACGCGCAGTTGCCCCGACCGGATCAACCGCACCAGAGCCCGGAAGCCCCGGGGTCCGCGGTTGATCTCGCCGACCAGCTTCTGCAGCGGGCCGCGCCGACAAGGGCCTCCACGACCTCGAGCGCCAAGGCGTCCGCTTCGGGATCGGCGTCCCGGCAGCCGCGGAAGAGGTCGGCATTGTACAGCTTGACCGGGTCGCGGGCGTATTCGGTGACGAGATGCAGCCGGTCGATGACGCCCGCCTTCCGGGCGGCCGCATCCACCTGCACGATCTCGGCCTCGAAGGCCGGTGTGACCTTGCGATAGGGCTTGTCGGTCAGCCCGAGGCGGCGGTTGCCGGTCTTGACCACGATCTGGTCGATGTAATGGCCGTGGGTCTTGCCGTTCTCGTCGGTCCAGGGGACCGGGCCGACCTGCTCGATCACGTCGACCGTATCGGGTTCGGCCAGCGCGATCAGCCGTGTGCGGTATTCGCCGAGGCTGCCACACATCGAGATCTGGCCGGGATCCTCGTCGCTGTCGTGAATGACCATCTGCACCACGAAATGGCCGTGACTGGACTTGGGGACGGGTTTGGCCGCGCGCGAGGGCCGCGGATCGTCCCAGACATAGGCAGAGGTCACGGCGTCCTCGCGCGGTTCGGGACCGACAAATATGGACGAGCACCGCGATATGCAGATGTCGCCGGAAGCGGAATGGCGCCGCGTGGTGCGGCCCTGTCGGGCGTCGGCAGGAAATTCGGAATGGATTTCGCTGGAATTGGACATGGGATCTCCGGTCCCGGACATCGCTGTGTCCGAGGGGCTGGGGGGTCATCGGGATTGGGAGGGACGCGCCCGGCGGAGCGGTCGGCGGTCCTGCGCGGGCAAAGGCGGGTTATGGTCTCGGCCCCGGCTCAGGCTGAGCCTTCGGGGGCGGTCGGGGACGATCTCCTTTCCTGGGCGCCCTCAGGGGCGGTTTCTGTGGAGGCACATTCGGCGGGGCGCGCGAAAATCCGCAGGGGAAATTTGCGGGCGCCGAAAGAGCCGGGGTTGGGGCGGAACGCCATAAATATCAGAGGTTTGCGGATTCGTAGCCCGCCCTTCGCCCGGGGAGGCGAAAATGTTTCGTCGCGTTGTCCATCGGAAAAGCCGTCGAAGATCCCGCCGTCGCTGAGGTCGAGTCGGACCGGAGTGACGGCCAGGGCCGCGACAGCGAGCGTGCGGTTCACGGCGGGCGCTCACTGCAGCGGCGGCCGCCGTTCCAACCCTTCTGCACGGTCGAGCATGCGGATCACGGCCCGCAGATCCGGCCGGTGCCCCTGCACCGTCGCCCAGGAGATCGCGGTGCAGACCGCGTCGATCGAGGCGTCGGAAAGACTGCGCCGCGCCCCTTCGCGCCCAGCGAACGCGACCAGATGATCGCGCGACGGCGAGTCCAGTCGGATCGGCGGGCACCGGCTGAGCAAGGGTTCGGGCAGCCCTCGCCAGTCGTTGCAGGTCAGCACCCAGATGATCCAGCCCATGTCGAAGACCACCTCGTAATAGGGGCACGTCCAGCGCCGCGCCGACAGCGGTTCAAACAACGGCAGAAGCGCATCGGTCAGCGAGAACACCCGACCCTGCGTGGTGCGCGCCTCGCTGGCCTTCTCCACCTCATCGACAACGACCACCGGATTGGCGACCAGCCGGGTGAGGATCAGGTTCACCAGCCGTCCGGGCACGGCGTTGCCCCAGCCGCGCTGGGATCCGACCAGGCCGAAGCTCGCATTCTCGGTCGTCGACTCGAAGATCAGGTCGGGCACGCGGATGAGGCCCGCCAGCCACCTTGCCCAACGGCTCGTGCCGATGCCGGGCGGCCCGTCGAGCAGCATCGGCGGCAACCGCAGCCCGGCCTCGCCGGATTGCACCGACCGCCGCATTTCATGCAAGATCGCCTCGTTCGCCGGACCCATCCAGGGAAACTCCGCGTGCAGCGCGGCTGCGATCTCGTCGGCGCGGTGTTCCGAAGCCAGGGCCACCAGGTCC
This portion of the Rhodobacter sp. CZR27 genome encodes:
- a CDS encoding AAA family ATPase, with translation MPRIPITEPIFPDSALSESAIKDRLSLHARRLKASKTGLIIPDHLAAEDKLEHLELHVALSRDVRQRIARRAACIAARADRLSPLHRLKREQRERFEGLRNGVDLVALASEHRADEIAAALHAEFPWMGPANEAILHEMRRSVQSGEAGLRLPPMLLDGPPGIGTSRWARWLAGLIRVPDLIFESTTENASFGLVGSQRGWGNAVPGRLVNLILTRLVANPVVVVDEVEKASEARTTQGRVFSLTDALLPLFEPLSARRWTCPYYEVVFDMGWIIWVLTCNDWRGLPEPLLSRCPPIRLDSPSRDHLVAFAGREGARRSLSDASIDAVCTAISWATVQGHRPDLRAVIRMLDRAEGLERRPPLQ